In Amycolatopsis endophytica, the following are encoded in one genomic region:
- a CDS encoding cobyrinate a,c-diamide synthase, whose translation MVNRVVIAAPASGHGKTTIATGLMAALRARGAAVSGHKIGPDFIDPGYHSLATGRPPRNLDPFLQGESLLAPLLRHGAAGAEIAVIEGVMGLFDGQLGTEGYASTAHVARLLDAPVVLVVDASAASRSVAAMVLGFARFEPGVSIAGVILNKLGSPRHEEEIRTAMTHTGIPVLGALRRSDDIHAPSRHLGLVPAAERDAESRELLPKLAAWVADGVDLDAIVRVARSAPPLTVPAWEPSGTFSGPRRVVAAAAGPAFTFRYTETTELLAASGVDVVDLDPLHDKTLPADCAGLYFGGGFPEVHVEDLSANAPLREELGAAIGRGMPVVAECAGLLYLCRELDGLPMVGALDASAAMTRRGALGYRTALAPGDHLLAVAGERVTGHEFHRTVVTPRAGAVPAWSWDGVGEGFASPTVHASYLHVHWAGHPALARRFAAAVHAHG comes from the coding sequence ATGGTGAACCGCGTCGTCATCGCCGCGCCCGCCTCGGGGCACGGCAAGACGACGATCGCCACCGGGCTGATGGCGGCCCTGCGAGCCCGTGGGGCCGCGGTGTCCGGTCACAAGATCGGCCCGGACTTCATCGACCCCGGCTACCACTCGCTGGCCACCGGGCGGCCACCGCGGAACCTGGATCCCTTCCTGCAGGGTGAATCCCTGCTGGCACCGCTGCTGCGGCACGGAGCGGCGGGCGCGGAGATCGCCGTCATCGAGGGCGTGATGGGGCTGTTCGACGGGCAGCTCGGCACCGAGGGGTACGCGTCGACGGCGCACGTCGCCCGGCTGCTGGACGCGCCGGTGGTGCTCGTGGTGGACGCTTCGGCGGCGAGCCGCAGCGTCGCGGCGATGGTGCTCGGGTTCGCGCGCTTCGAGCCGGGGGTGTCGATCGCGGGCGTGATCCTGAACAAGCTGGGCTCGCCCCGGCACGAGGAGGAGATCCGGACGGCGATGACGCACACCGGGATCCCGGTGCTCGGTGCCCTGCGGCGCAGCGATGACATCCACGCGCCCAGCCGCCACCTCGGGCTGGTCCCGGCGGCCGAGCGGGACGCCGAATCGCGGGAGTTGCTGCCGAAGCTGGCCGCGTGGGTCGCCGACGGGGTGGACCTGGACGCGATCGTGCGGGTGGCGCGGTCGGCCCCTCCGCTGACGGTTCCGGCGTGGGAACCTTCGGGAACCTTTTCGGGGCCACGCCGGGTGGTCGCGGCCGCCGCGGGACCGGCTTTCACCTTCCGGTACACGGAGACGACAGAGCTGCTGGCGGCCTCCGGTGTGGACGTCGTGGACCTGGACCCGTTGCACGACAAGACGTTGCCCGCGGACTGCGCCGGGTTGTACTTCGGCGGCGGGTTTCCGGAGGTGCACGTCGAGGACCTGTCGGCGAACGCGCCGTTGCGCGAGGAGCTGGGCGCGGCGATCGGCCGGGGCATGCCGGTGGTGGCCGAATGCGCCGGGTTGCTGTACCTGTGCCGGGAGCTGGACGGGTTGCCGATGGTCGGGGCGCTGGACGCCTCGGCGGCCATGACGCGGCGGGGCGCGCTGGGCTACCGGACGGCCCTCGCGCCGGGTGACCATCTGCTGGCCGTGGCCGGGGAGCGGGTCACCGGGCACGAGTTCCACCGGACCGTCGTGACGCCCCGCGCGGGTGCGGTTCCGGCGTGGTCGTGGGACGGGGTCGGCGAGGGTTTCGCCTCGCCCACAGTGCACGCGTCCTACCTGCACGTCCACTGGGCCGGGCATCCCGCGCTGGCGCGGCGGTTCGCGGCGGCGGTGCACGCGCATGGATGA
- the cobC gene encoding Rv2231c family pyridoxal phosphate-dependent protein CobC, whose product MDDYDLHHHGDREVGDGLVDLAVNVRLPVPPAWLRAELVSALDDLAAYPSCGAAVGAVAARHGREVSDVLVTAGAAEAFTLLANAVRPRHAVVVHPQFTEPEAALRAAGHEVDRVVLPASDGFRLGPVPESADLVFVGNPTNPTSVLHPASALRALARPGRVLVVDEAFLDAVPGEPESLAGERLPGVVVIRSLTKTWGIAGLRAGYVLAEPPVVEALRAVQPPWSVSTLAARAVVACTQPSAVDEADKLAVRAEQEREYLVAGLRSAGIEVAGAPRGPFVLVRVPGAADLRQRLRNAGYAVRRGDTFPGLDEDWLRIAVRDPAVTDGFLEALRRER is encoded by the coding sequence ATGGATGATTACGATCTGCACCACCACGGTGACCGCGAGGTCGGGGACGGGCTGGTGGATCTGGCCGTGAACGTCCGGCTGCCGGTGCCGCCCGCCTGGTTGCGCGCGGAGCTGGTGTCGGCTCTGGACGATCTGGCCGCGTATCCCTCGTGTGGTGCGGCTGTCGGGGCGGTTGCCGCGCGGCACGGCCGGGAGGTGTCCGACGTGCTGGTGACGGCGGGCGCCGCGGAGGCGTTCACGTTGCTGGCCAACGCCGTACGCCCACGACACGCGGTGGTGGTGCACCCGCAGTTCACCGAACCCGAGGCGGCGCTGCGTGCGGCAGGCCACGAGGTGGACCGGGTCGTGTTGCCCGCTTCGGACGGTTTCCGCCTCGGGCCGGTGCCGGAGAGTGCGGATTTGGTGTTCGTCGGCAATCCCACGAACCCGACGTCGGTGCTGCACCCGGCGTCGGCGTTGCGTGCGCTGGCCCGTCCCGGCCGGGTGCTGGTGGTCGACGAGGCATTCCTGGACGCGGTGCCGGGCGAGCCGGAAAGCCTGGCGGGGGAACGGCTTCCGGGTGTAGTGGTGATCCGCAGCCTGACCAAGACCTGGGGGATCGCGGGCCTGCGGGCCGGTTACGTGCTGGCCGAACCGCCGGTGGTCGAGGCGCTGCGGGCCGTGCAGCCGCCGTGGTCGGTGTCGACGCTCGCCGCACGCGCCGTGGTCGCCTGCACTCAGCCCTCCGCTGTGGACGAAGCCGACAAGCTGGCCGTGCGGGCGGAGCAGGAGCGCGAGTACCTGGTCGCGGGGCTGAGGTCCGCGGGCATCGAGGTGGCCGGTGCGCCCCGCGGCCCGTTCGTCCTGGTGCGCGTTCCGGGCGCCGCCGATCTGCGCCAGCGGTTGCGAAACGCCGGGTACGCCGTCCGGCGAGGCGACACTTTCCCCGGTCTCGATGAAGACTGGCTCCGCATCGCGGTACGGGACCCGGCGGTGACGGACGGGTTCCTGGAAGCCCTACGGCGCGAGCGCTAA
- a CDS encoding adenosylcobinamide-GDP ribazoletransferase has translation MALGTLTALPVPAPHVIDRRVASGAMLLAPVAAVPLAVLAGLIVLGGDLLGLPALAVAGLAVGAIGLASRGLHLDGLADTADGLGASFDRSRALEIMRRGDSGPTGVATLLLVLIVQCGALSGAITSGHGVTAAVVGTLVSRWVLALCCTRGVPSARPEGLGATVAGAIRPPWTILTLCAAAGLATLAPGLPWWRGPLAVAAAVAAAGVMLWRCTNRLGGITGDVLGAGVEIAAATAWLALAP, from the coding sequence ATGGCGCTGGGCACGTTGACCGCGTTGCCGGTGCCTGCGCCGCACGTGATCGACCGGCGCGTGGCGAGCGGGGCGATGCTGCTGGCACCGGTGGCGGCCGTGCCGCTGGCGGTGCTGGCCGGGCTGATCGTGCTCGGTGGCGACCTACTGGGGTTGCCCGCGCTGGCCGTGGCGGGCCTGGCGGTCGGCGCCATCGGGCTCGCCAGCCGGGGCCTGCACCTGGACGGCCTGGCCGACACCGCTGACGGCCTTGGCGCTTCCTTCGACCGTTCCCGTGCGCTGGAGATCATGCGCCGCGGCGATTCCGGTCCCACCGGCGTCGCCACGCTCCTGCTCGTGTTGATCGTCCAGTGTGGAGCGTTGAGTGGGGCGATCACCTCGGGCCACGGCGTCACGGCGGCTGTCGTGGGCACGCTCGTCAGCCGGTGGGTGCTCGCGCTGTGCTGCACGCGCGGTGTTCCTTCGGCCCGGCCGGAGGGCCTGGGCGCGACCGTCGCGGGCGCCATCCGCCCGCCCTGGACGATCCTCACGCTGTGCGCCGCCGCCGGGCTGGCCACGCTCGCCCCCGGACTGCCCTGGTGGCGCGGCCCCCTGGCGGTCGCGGCCGCCGTCGCCGCCGCGGGAGTCATGTTGTGGCGCTGCACGAACCGGTTGGGCGGCATCACCGGCGATGTGCTGGGGGCCGGCGTCGAGATCGCCGCCGCGACGGCCTGGTTAGCGCTCGCGCCGTAG
- the cobT gene encoding nicotinate-nucleotide--dimethylbenzimidazole phosphoribosyltransferase, whose product MTRFDIPSPDAAAHAAALERLDGLVKPVGSLGRLEELAAWLCAASGQVPPPPIARPRVVVFAGDHGVSRLSAYPREITAAMVRVFLAGRSGVNVLAREVGAGVRVLDIAVDADLSDVPDAVRAHKIRRGSGSIDVEDALEPGEARLAFDVGRTVADAEIAEGADLLVPGDMGIGNTTVAAALVAAALGVPAEEVVGAGTGVDEAGRARKVEAVRAGLARAGSRVSDPFELLTALGSACAAATAGFLVQGAVRGVPVLLDGVFSGAAALVAAEIAPDAPRWWLAGHRSTEPSQAFALKALGLAPILDLGLRLGEGSGAVQAIPALRAARAVIADMGLLADLA is encoded by the coding sequence GTGACCCGGTTCGACATCCCCTCCCCCGACGCCGCGGCGCACGCGGCCGCGCTGGAACGGCTGGACGGCCTGGTCAAACCGGTCGGCTCGCTGGGCAGGCTGGAGGAGCTGGCCGCGTGGCTGTGCGCCGCGTCCGGCCAGGTCCCGCCGCCGCCGATCGCGCGGCCGCGGGTGGTCGTCTTCGCCGGTGACCACGGGGTGAGCCGGTTGTCGGCGTACCCGCGGGAGATCACCGCGGCGATGGTGCGGGTGTTCCTGGCGGGCCGCAGCGGGGTCAACGTGCTGGCCCGCGAGGTCGGCGCGGGGGTGCGGGTGCTGGACATCGCGGTCGACGCCGATCTGTCCGACGTACCGGACGCGGTGCGGGCGCACAAGATCCGGCGCGGATCGGGGTCGATCGACGTCGAGGACGCGCTGGAGCCGGGCGAGGCCCGGCTGGCCTTCGACGTGGGCCGCACGGTCGCCGACGCGGAGATCGCGGAGGGCGCGGACCTGCTCGTTCCCGGCGACATGGGGATCGGCAACACGACGGTCGCGGCGGCGCTGGTCGCGGCGGCGCTCGGAGTGCCCGCCGAGGAGGTCGTCGGCGCCGGAACGGGTGTGGACGAGGCCGGGCGCGCACGCAAGGTCGAGGCGGTCCGCGCGGGTCTGGCGCGGGCGGGTTCGCGGGTGTCGGACCCGTTCGAGCTGCTGACGGCGCTGGGCAGCGCGTGCGCCGCGGCGACGGCGGGCTTCCTGGTGCAGGGGGCCGTCCGCGGGGTGCCGGTGCTGCTGGACGGCGTGTTCTCCGGTGCGGCGGCGCTGGTGGCGGCGGAGATCGCGCCGGACGCTCCGCGCTGGTGGCTGGCGGGGCACCGGTCCACCGAGCCGTCGCAAGCGTTCGCCCTCAAGGCTCTGGGCCTGGCGCCGATCCTCGACCTGGGCCTGCGGCTCGGCGAAGGCAGCGGAGCGGTCCAGGCAATCCCGGCACTCCGCGCGGCGCGCGCCGTCATCGCCGACATGGGTTTGCTGGCCGACCTTGCGTGA
- the cobU gene encoding bifunctional adenosylcobinamide kinase/adenosylcobinamide-phosphate guanylyltransferase yields the protein MTKLTQRLAASLEAAARLLRRYGDDEAKVLVLGGVRSGKSRHAERLMARHPEVVYVAPGPVPDGDDPEWAARIALHQSRRPANWRTVETGDLATAVRKASRPLLIDCLGTWVTRVLGDVGAWEVKTGWELRLDERMEEFLDAWRAAHVPMVAVTNEVGMGVVPATTSGRLFRDVLGALNDRVAAEADSVQLVVAGRVLHLDERARL from the coding sequence ATGACCAAGCTGACCCAGCGGCTGGCCGCCTCCTTGGAGGCCGCCGCCCGGCTGCTCCGCCGGTACGGGGACGACGAGGCGAAGGTGCTGGTCCTGGGCGGGGTCCGCTCGGGCAAATCGCGCCACGCCGAGCGCCTGATGGCCCGCCATCCCGAAGTCGTCTATGTCGCGCCGGGCCCGGTGCCCGACGGTGACGATCCCGAATGGGCGGCGCGGATCGCGCTGCACCAGTCGCGCAGACCGGCGAACTGGCGCACCGTCGAGACCGGCGACCTCGCCACCGCCGTCCGCAAGGCGTCGCGGCCGCTGCTGATCGACTGCCTGGGCACCTGGGTCACGCGGGTGCTCGGCGACGTCGGCGCGTGGGAGGTCAAGACCGGCTGGGAGCTGCGCCTGGACGAGCGGATGGAGGAGTTCCTCGACGCGTGGCGGGCCGCGCACGTGCCGATGGTCGCGGTGACGAACGAGGTCGGCATGGGTGTGGTGCCCGCGACAACCTCCGGGCGGCTGTTCCGTGATGTGCTGGGTGCGCTCAACGATCGCGTCGCGGCCGAGGCGGACAGCGTGCAGCTGGTGGTGGCCGGGCGCGTGCTGCACCTCGACGAAAGGGCCCGGCTGTGA
- a CDS encoding cobalamin biosynthesis protein, with protein sequence MVDARSLTALGLVTGYALDAAVGDPRRGHPVALFGRAAHALEQRVWRDSRARGAAYAVTCVGAAAGLGALAQSVRRPPARVVITALATWTVLGGRGLAAEGEAMAARLEAGDVPAARRRLGHLCGRDASVLDQKGLARAATESIAENTSDAVVAPLLWGAVAGVPGLLGYRALNTLDAMVGHRTPRFERFGWAAARGDDLANLLPARAGALAAALCAPLVRGRPGRSLKVWRRDAARHPSPNAGQIEAAFAGALDVRLGGVNTYGGKVEDRGTLGDGPAPGAADLRRAVRLSRAVGLAALALAVAVAR encoded by the coding sequence GTGGTGGATGCAAGATCGTTGACCGCGCTCGGTCTCGTGACCGGTTACGCGCTGGACGCGGCCGTCGGCGACCCGCGCCGCGGTCACCCGGTCGCCCTGTTCGGCCGCGCCGCGCATGCCCTGGAGCAGCGCGTTTGGCGCGACTCCCGCGCCAGGGGGGCCGCGTATGCCGTCACCTGCGTGGGAGCGGCCGCCGGACTGGGGGCGCTCGCCCAGTCCGTGAGACGGCCCCCGGCGCGTGTCGTGATCACCGCGCTCGCCACCTGGACCGTGCTCGGCGGACGCGGGCTCGCGGCCGAGGGCGAGGCGATGGCTGCGCGGCTCGAAGCGGGGGACGTGCCCGCCGCCCGCCGGCGGCTGGGCCACCTGTGCGGACGCGACGCCTCCGTGCTGGACCAAAAGGGCCTGGCCAGGGCCGCGACCGAGTCGATCGCCGAGAACACCAGCGACGCCGTCGTCGCGCCACTGCTGTGGGGCGCGGTCGCGGGGGTGCCCGGCCTGCTCGGGTACCGGGCGCTCAACACGCTCGACGCGATGGTCGGGCACCGCACGCCGCGCTTCGAGCGGTTCGGCTGGGCCGCGGCCCGCGGCGACGACCTCGCCAACCTGCTGCCCGCCCGTGCCGGGGCGCTGGCCGCTGCCTTGTGCGCGCCGCTCGTGCGTGGCCGTCCGGGGCGGTCGCTGAAGGTCTGGCGCCGCGACGCCGCCCGGCACCCGAGCCCCAACGCGGGGCAGATCGAGGCCGCCTTCGCCGGCGCGCTCGACGTGCGGCTGGGCGGCGTCAACACTTACGGCGGCAAGGTCGAGGACCGCGGCACCCTCGGCGACGGTCCCGCTCCCGGCGCCGCCGATCTGCGCCGGGCGGTGCGGTTGTCCCGCGCGGTCGGGCTGGCCGCGCTGGCGCTGGCCGTGGCGGTGGCGCGGTGA
- a CDS encoding cobyric acid synthase: MRGLLVAGTTSDAGKSLVTAGICRWLARRGLRVAPFKAQNMSNNSMVCADGAEIGRAQWLQAVAAGVEPEAAMNPVLLKPGSDRRSHVIALGKPFGTLEAGEFATGRRELARIAFDAFDDLRGRFDVVVCEGAGSPAEINLRQGDYVNMGLARRFSLPVLVVGDIDRGGVLAAMYGTAALLEPGDQALLAGWVVNKFRGDESLLRPGLDRIAELTHRPVLGVLPWLDGVWIDSEDALAAAGWRHEQATTGGLRIAVVRFPRASNATDVDALAAEPGVTVTLTADPDTVRAADVVVLPGTRATVDDLRWLRSRGLDAALAARTGPVLGICGGYQMLAETIVDDVESVAGKVSGLGLLPTTVTFSEEKVLGRPVARWRGHAVAAYEIHHGSAFLHGEGVEPFLDGWRRGAVWGTTWHGAFDNDDFRRAWLSEAAAQAGVSWSPAPGAPGFAELRESMLDRLADAIEERLDTGALLDLIERGSPEDLPPVR, encoded by the coding sequence GTGAGGGGCCTGCTGGTCGCCGGGACCACTTCGGACGCCGGGAAGAGCCTGGTCACGGCGGGCATCTGCCGCTGGCTCGCGCGGCGTGGCCTGCGGGTGGCGCCGTTCAAGGCGCAGAACATGTCGAACAACTCGATGGTGTGCGCGGACGGCGCGGAAATCGGGCGCGCCCAGTGGCTGCAAGCGGTCGCCGCCGGGGTCGAGCCGGAGGCGGCGATGAACCCGGTGCTGCTCAAACCGGGCAGCGACCGGCGCAGCCACGTGATCGCGCTCGGGAAACCGTTCGGGACGCTGGAGGCCGGCGAGTTCGCCACCGGCCGTCGTGAACTGGCGCGAATCGCGTTCGACGCCTTCGACGATCTGCGCGGCCGGTTCGACGTCGTGGTGTGCGAGGGCGCGGGCAGCCCGGCGGAGATCAACCTGCGGCAGGGCGACTACGTCAACATGGGCCTCGCGCGGCGGTTTTCGCTGCCGGTGCTGGTGGTCGGGGATATCGACCGCGGCGGCGTGCTGGCCGCCATGTACGGCACGGCCGCGTTGCTGGAACCCGGGGACCAGGCGCTGCTGGCCGGGTGGGTGGTCAACAAGTTCCGCGGCGACGAGTCGCTGCTGCGGCCCGGTCTGGACCGGATCGCCGAGCTGACGCACCGGCCCGTGCTCGGGGTGCTGCCGTGGCTGGACGGCGTGTGGATCGACTCCGAGGACGCGCTCGCCGCGGCGGGATGGCGGCACGAGCAGGCCACGACCGGCGGCTTGCGGATCGCGGTGGTGCGGTTCCCGAGGGCGTCGAACGCGACCGACGTGGACGCGCTCGCCGCCGAACCGGGCGTGACGGTGACCCTGACCGCGGACCCGGACACCGTGCGCGCGGCGGATGTCGTGGTGCTGCCCGGAACGCGCGCGACCGTGGACGATCTGCGGTGGCTGCGCTCGCGGGGACTGGACGCCGCGCTGGCCGCGCGGACCGGGCCGGTGCTGGGGATCTGCGGCGGCTACCAGATGCTGGCGGAGACCATTGTGGACGATGTGGAGTCGGTGGCGGGAAAGGTTTCCGGGCTCGGACTGCTGCCGACCACCGTGACGTTCAGCGAGGAGAAGGTGCTCGGCCGTCCGGTCGCGCGATGGCGCGGGCACGCGGTCGCGGCGTACGAGATCCACCACGGCAGCGCGTTCTTGCACGGCGAGGGCGTGGAACCGTTCCTGGACGGCTGGCGCCGCGGCGCGGTGTGGGGCACGACCTGGCACGGTGCGTTCGACAACGACGACTTCCGGCGGGCGTGGCTCTCCGAGGCGGCGGCGCAGGCCGGGGTTTCCTGGTCGCCCGCGCCGGGCGCACCCGGTTTCGCGGAGCTGCGGGAGTCGATGCTGGACCGGCTCGCCGACGCGATCGAGGAGCGCCTCGACACCGGGGCGCTCCTCGACCTCATCGAGCGAGGCTCACCGGAGGACCTGCCGCCGGTGCGGTGA
- a CDS encoding CbtA family protein, whose product MMRALLVRGMLAGLIAAVLAALFAYAVGEPPVNAAIGLEEAAAHASGEHSHEEELVSRGVQSTLGLLTAVGVYGIAIGGLLAIAFALVYGRLGSLRPGPTATLLTGAAFVVVVLVPFLKYPANPPAVGQPDTIGERTGLYFGFIALSLAFAVAAAAAGRQVALRSGAAAGAIAGGAVYLVPAALTARLMPVINEVPEDFPATTLWDFRIASLGTQVVLWTVLGVTFGLLARRALTAPAAGPPVSLAR is encoded by the coding sequence CTGATGCGCGCGCTGCTGGTCCGCGGGATGCTCGCGGGCCTGATCGCCGCTGTCCTGGCCGCGCTCTTCGCCTACGCCGTCGGGGAACCGCCGGTGAACGCCGCGATCGGGCTCGAAGAAGCGGCCGCGCACGCGTCCGGGGAGCACAGCCACGAAGAGGAGCTGGTGTCCCGCGGTGTGCAGAGCACGCTCGGGCTGCTCACCGCCGTCGGGGTGTACGGGATCGCGATCGGTGGCCTGCTCGCCATCGCTTTCGCGCTCGTCTACGGCCGCCTCGGTTCGCTTCGCCCCGGCCCGACGGCCACGCTGCTCACGGGCGCGGCGTTCGTGGTCGTCGTGCTGGTGCCGTTCCTCAAGTACCCGGCGAACCCGCCCGCCGTCGGGCAGCCGGACACGATCGGCGAGCGAACCGGGCTCTACTTCGGATTCATCGCGCTGTCACTGGCGTTCGCGGTCGCCGCGGCGGCTGCCGGACGGCAGGTGGCGCTCAGATCCGGTGCGGCCGCGGGAGCGATCGCGGGCGGCGCGGTGTACCTGGTGCCGGCGGCCCTGACGGCACGACTGATGCCCGTGATCAACGAGGTGCCGGAGGACTTCCCGGCCACCACGCTGTGGGACTTCCGGATCGCGTCGCTCGGCACGCAGGTCGTGCTGTGGACGGTGCTCGGCGTGACGTTCGGCCTGCTGGCGCGGCGGGCCCTCACCGCACCGGCGGCAGGTCCTCCGGTGAGCCTCGCTCGATGA